The Haloarchaeobius sp. HME9146 genome includes a region encoding these proteins:
- a CDS encoding EamA family transporter, which translates to MRNERNGFLFAILGLLWGSSFVAIEVGLPYFPALHFAGLRYAVAGLIVLGYAVWTTDHWFPRSRDDLGVVLTAGALMIGGHHAFLYLGQEYVPGAVAAVVISLGPVLTALFATLLLGDRLTALSALGFAFGLAGVALVAQPNPDQLLSANVVGVGIVFVASACFALGAVLTRPFDAQLPPRSLQAWAMLFGSGLLLLAGSLTGESLAAIEWTPTAVWSLVYLSVVTGAVAFLIYFELLDRLGPTQINLIGYVEPVSATTISWVFLGQLIDGVTAVGFLAIFGGFALIKRHALARMLADRVTLGP; encoded by the coding sequence GTGCGTAACGAGCGAAACGGCTTCCTGTTCGCCATCCTCGGGCTGCTCTGGGGGAGTTCGTTCGTCGCCATCGAAGTCGGCCTGCCGTACTTTCCGGCGCTCCACTTCGCGGGGCTGCGCTACGCGGTCGCCGGGCTCATCGTTCTCGGGTACGCCGTCTGGACGACCGACCACTGGTTCCCGCGCTCGCGTGACGACCTCGGTGTCGTCCTGACCGCAGGTGCCCTGATGATCGGTGGGCATCACGCGTTCCTCTACCTCGGCCAGGAGTACGTGCCGGGGGCAGTCGCGGCCGTCGTCATCAGCCTCGGACCCGTCCTGACCGCCCTGTTCGCGACGCTCTTGCTCGGCGACCGGCTCACCGCCCTGTCGGCGCTCGGGTTCGCCTTCGGGCTGGCAGGTGTCGCCCTCGTCGCCCAGCCGAACCCCGACCAGCTCCTGTCTGCGAACGTCGTCGGCGTCGGCATCGTCTTCGTCGCGTCGGCGTGTTTCGCCCTCGGCGCGGTGCTCACCCGCCCGTTCGACGCCCAGCTCCCGCCCCGAAGCCTGCAGGCGTGGGCGATGCTGTTCGGGTCGGGACTCTTGCTCCTGGCCGGTTCGCTCACCGGAGAGTCCCTGGCGGCCATCGAGTGGACGCCGACCGCGGTCTGGAGCCTGGTGTACCTCTCGGTCGTCACTGGCGCGGTCGCCTTCCTCATCTACTTCGAGCTACTGGACCGCCTCGGGCCCACGCAGATAAACCTCATCGGGTACGTCGAGCCCGTCTCGGCGACCACCATCAGCTGGGTGTTCCTCGGCCAGCTAATCGACGGTGTGACCGCTGTCGGCTTTCTCGCCATCTTCGGCGGTTTCGCGCTCATCAAGCGCCACGCGCTCGCCAGAATGCTCGCAGATCGGGTCACTCTCGGTCCCTGA